The Methanoplanus sp. FWC-SCC4 genome has a window encoding:
- a CDS encoding GAF domain-containing sensor histidine kinase, which yields MPDYIPDHENLKKFLDDMDLPYIIADADHRIVCAGKEVSLITGGGMDLFEGNSLYSPDVGIFDKNEIKPVIDNLIYDEESFSSRVLCRFQSIDGLKYISADLRKIPGKNFSEKMIMITLRDDTERNEAILDIRTLNRKLHIINQIMNASVSAKTPSDALNNVVSKTVELMEFDAGALYCIDKNNKKADLTSYYGLYQLYFPKVLTPDICRPPHNEVFLNKKPCYLEEYLGVPHEEGEMGVFSVASVPVTVDGKVIGSLNIATSSFHKFSPEEKETLEAIGQHTGGIIRSAYLQEDLIRANENANLYLDIMMHDISNANMISMGYAELLSDVGGETSENSRKAICGIEKSIDIINNVSIIRKCRDDLPELKSLSVDEVIGREMSHLPDADFDYTSCGFRVLADELLNEVFANLFGNSVKFGGSDVKIYVDCKDCGDYLRVSVADDGPGIFDEQKPVVFERFSKGKLNKSGKGLGLCIVKMVLERYGSDIFVTDRIEGDFSSGAKFVFDLKKL from the coding sequence ATGCCTGATTACATACCTGACCATGAAAATCTGAAAAAATTTCTTGATGATATGGATCTGCCATATATTATTGCTGACGCTGATCACAGAATTGTTTGTGCAGGAAAAGAGGTATCTTTGATAACAGGGGGAGGCATGGATTTATTTGAAGGTAATTCCCTTTATTCTCCCGATGTGGGCATTTTTGATAAAAATGAAATCAAACCTGTTATTGACAATCTTATTTATGACGAGGAATCCTTTTCATCCCGGGTTCTCTGCCGTTTTCAAAGCATTGACGGCTTAAAATACATATCTGCCGACCTCCGTAAAATTCCCGGAAAGAACTTTTCAGAAAAGATGATTATGATAACGCTAAGGGATGATACGGAAAGAAATGAGGCAATATTGGATATAAGAACCCTAAACCGCAAGCTTCACATAATCAACCAGATTATGAACGCCTCAGTGTCTGCAAAAACACCTTCTGATGCACTTAATAATGTTGTATCAAAGACGGTTGAGTTAATGGAGTTTGATGCCGGAGCATTGTACTGCATTGATAAAAATAATAAAAAAGCAGATCTGACCTCATATTACGGGCTTTATCAGTTGTATTTCCCGAAAGTTCTGACTCCGGATATCTGCCGGCCGCCTCATAATGAGGTATTCCTGAATAAAAAGCCGTGTTACCTTGAAGAGTATCTTGGCGTTCCACACGAAGAGGGGGAAATGGGGGTGTTTTCTGTTGCATCCGTACCTGTAACTGTTGATGGTAAAGTTATTGGTTCATTAAATATTGCAACAAGCAGTTTCCATAAATTTTCACCTGAGGAAAAAGAAACGCTTGAAGCTATTGGGCAGCATACAGGCGGCATAATCCGGTCAGCGTATTTGCAGGAGGATTTAATCCGGGCAAATGAAAATGCAAACCTGTACCTTGACATAATGATGCATGATATCAGCAATGCAAACATGATTAGCATGGGTTATGCCGAACTTCTCAGTGATGTGGGTGGAGAAACCTCGGAAAATTCCAGAAAAGCAATATGCGGGATAGAAAAAAGCATTGATATAATCAATAATGTTTCAATAATAAGGAAGTGCAGGGATGACCTGCCTGAATTAAAAAGCCTCAGTGTCGATGAAGTAATCGGCAGGGAAATGTCTCATCTGCCTGATGCTGATTTTGATTATACCTCCTGCGGTTTCAGGGTTCTTGCCGATGAACTGTTAAACGAGGTTTTTGCTAATCTTTTTGGAAACAGTGTGAAGTTTGGCGGGTCTGATGTCAAAATATATGTTGACTGCAAAGACTGCGGGGATTATCTGAGAGTATCAGTTGCTGATGACGGGCCGGGGATTTTCGATGAACAAAAACCAGTTGTCTTTGAGAGATTTTCCAAAGGGAAGCTCAATAAAAGTGGTAAGGGGCTTGGACTGTGCATTGTAAAAATGGTTCTTGAAAGGTACGGAAGCGATATTTTTGTAACAGACAGAATTGAAGGTGATTTCAGTTCCGGTGCAAAGTTTGTATTTGATCTTAAAAAATTATGA
- a CDS encoding DUF2124 domain-containing protein, with product MKEIEKLSGIPGMLRPFKQYLSSAGLADGSQIVFYGCPGTCTPFVELLSYAVRDLPLKPVFVPLLDEDNAKSLSNVQGVGIQADNDTKINNPFAVVLMGGLSMPNVPVSAEDAADTISKYDSKVIGICFMSMFEKTGWLEKLNFDLLIDAEIDPVKIFR from the coding sequence ATGAAAGAAATTGAGAAATTATCAGGAATACCGGGGATGCTTAGACCATTTAAACAGTACTTAAGTTCAGCAGGTCTTGCTGACGGGAGTCAGATAGTCTTTTACGGATGCCCGGGGACATGCACTCCTTTTGTTGAGCTTTTATCGTATGCTGTCAGGGACTTGCCCTTAAAACCGGTTTTTGTACCGCTTCTTGACGAGGATAATGCAAAAAGCCTTTCAAATGTACAGGGGGTTGGAATACAGGCGGATAACGATACAAAGATCAACAATCCTTTTGCTGTTGTCTTAATGGGCGGCCTTTCAATGCCAAATGTACCGGTATCAGCAGAAGATGCGGCGGATACCATATCAAAATACGACTCAAAAGTGATCGGAATATGTTTCATGAGCATGTTTGAAAAGACAGGATGGCTTGAAAAATTAAATTTTGATCTATTAATTGATGCAGAAATTGATCCGGTTAAAATATTCAGATAA
- a CDS encoding sensor histidine kinase, with protein sequence MNLEAFNGACNMEELFEVTRYFPEGVCVFDKEYRVVFWNKILEEWTGLELSEIKGRQLTDLYPHLREIIFCERVDDVLAGGPPVIFSSQLHESIIPAFLPGGEPRIQTSTVIGHETGEGIFGVMVIEDVTELKKEVLAYRRMKDRAILALNERIKAEEAVVSANEEANLYLDIMSHDIANINMLVMGYSILMEDTDGETVKDYAKKITIAAQRSSEIIKSVSTIRKVRHTASSFARLSLDDQINKAVLQYPQADIEYEMSGLYVYADELLTEVFVNIIGNSLKYSGSDSKIKIVACKSEGEVFVSVEDNGPGVSDAEKEEVLQRFKRGSGEWKPGSGLGLYIVKMLVERYAGELVLEDVTPGLEKPGLRIRFTLKDAS encoded by the coding sequence ATGAATTTGGAAGCTTTTAACGGTGCATGCAATATGGAGGAGCTTTTTGAAGTAACCAGATATTTTCCCGAAGGAGTTTGTGTATTTGATAAAGAATACAGGGTTGTTTTCTGGAACAAAATACTTGAAGAGTGGACAGGTCTTGAGCTATCCGAAATAAAGGGCAGACAACTTACTGATTTGTATCCCCATTTAAGGGAGATCATTTTCTGTGAAAGGGTTGATGATGTTCTGGCAGGCGGACCTCCGGTTATTTTTTCCTCCCAGCTTCATGAATCCATAATTCCGGCTTTTCTTCCCGGCGGCGAGCCGAGAATTCAGACAAGTACTGTAATCGGGCATGAAACTGGCGAGGGTATTTTTGGCGTTATGGTTATAGAGGATGTAACCGAACTCAAAAAAGAGGTTCTTGCATACCGGAGAATGAAGGATCGTGCGATTCTGGCACTGAACGAGAGGATAAAAGCAGAAGAGGCTGTTGTTAGTGCAAACGAGGAGGCAAACCTCTACCTTGACATTATGTCCCATGATATTGCCAATATAAACATGCTTGTAATGGGATATTCAATACTTATGGAAGATACTGACGGGGAGACTGTTAAGGACTATGCAAAAAAAATTACAATTGCGGCCCAGAGAAGTTCTGAGATAATCAAGTCAGTGTCAACCATCAGAAAAGTTCGGCATACTGCTTCATCGTTTGCCAGACTCTCTCTTGATGATCAGATAAACAAGGCTGTTTTGCAGTATCCGCAGGCAGATATAGAATATGAGATGAGCGGCCTGTATGTTTATGCCGATGAACTCCTGACAGAGGTTTTTGTAAACATTATTGGAAACAGCCTCAAATACAGTGGAAGTGATTCCAAAATAAAAATTGTGGCCTGCAAATCAGAAGGCGAGGTTTTTGTATCGGTTGAGGATAACGGCCCCGGGGTCTCCGATGCTGAAAAAGAAGAGGTTCTTCAGCGTTTTAAGAGGGGCAGCGGGGAATGGAAGCCGGGAAGCGGACTCGGGCTTTACATTGTAAAAATGCTTGTTGAAAGATATGCCGGAGAGCTGGTTTTAGAAGATGTAACCCCCGGTCTTGAAAAACCCGGGCTTCGGATACGTTTTACTCTCAAAGATGCATCCTGA
- a CDS encoding chemotaxis protein CheC gives MPHNFSNEDIDAVREILNIGIGRSAMMLNKITKSHITLSIPQIRIFHIDEIESVKDSFLQQKSAIVKLDFGGDFCGTTAVLFPPDSAAKLVMAITGEDAGTPELDSLRAETVKEIGNIILNGVMGSVGNILKTHIKYSVPNYGEDTIIGLVKSSSKSLDKYVLMATACFNVKDLNVEGNIVMLLEIGSMKVLLDKINRI, from the coding sequence ATGCCTCATAATTTTTCCAACGAAGATATAGATGCAGTGCGTGAAATTCTTAATATTGGAATTGGACGTTCAGCCATGATGCTGAATAAAATTACAAAATCCCATATCACTTTAAGCATTCCTCAAATCCGCATATTTCACATTGATGAAATTGAATCAGTCAAAGACTCATTTTTGCAGCAGAAATCCGCAATAGTAAAGCTTGATTTCGGCGGGGATTTTTGTGGCACAACTGCTGTTTTGTTCCCTCCCGACAGTGCGGCAAAACTTGTGATGGCAATTACCGGAGAAGATGCAGGAACCCCTGAGCTTGACAGTCTTCGTGCTGAAACTGTAAAAGAGATTGGAAATATTATACTCAACGGTGTGATGGGATCGGTCGGGAACATCCTCAAAACGCACATAAAATATTCTGTACCAAATTATGGCGAGGATACAATAATTGGTCTTGTAAAATCATCCAGTAAAAGCCTTGACAAATATGTGCTGATGGCAACCGCCTGTTTTAATGTGAAGGATCTCAATGTTGAGGGAAATATTGTGATGCTTCTTGAGATCGGATCGATGAAGGTTCTCCTTGATAAGATTAATCGGATTTAG